Below is a genomic region from Magnetococcales bacterium.
CCCCTGACCTATCTGCCGAAGAATAGCAACTGACCATGGACAACCCCCTCGTCATTCAGGAAGATGATTTTCATATCCTGCCCTCCCACGACAGCGTCACCGGAGAGCGGCTCACACAACGCCTCCTGGCCTGGCAGGAGGGCCGGCAACCCGCCTTCCTGCGGCTGCTCGGCACGGCGCAAGAGTCGCTGGAGCTGACACGACAATGGGAACAAACCATCCGGCAACGCGCCTCCCGAGTGGTGCTGCTCGGCATCGGCGGCAGCTCCCTGGGCGGGGAGATGCTGGCCTCAGCCCACGGCAACCCGGAAGGTCTGCCGGTGCGCTTCTGCGACAACGTCGACCCCCGCTCCCTGGCCTCCCTGTCCACTGTGGACTGGCGGGAAACCTTCCTGCTGGTGATCAGTAAATCAGGCGGCACCGCCGAAACCCTGAGCCAGTTCCTGAGCCTGCTGCCCACCCTGGAACGCCTGCCGGACCTGAAACAACGGGTCTGCGTGGTCACCGGCGTGCCGCAAAGCCCCCTGGGGCGCATGGCCAAAGCCCTGGAACTGCCCATTCTGCCCTTCCCCGAAGTGGGAGGCCGCTTTTCGGTGCTGTCGGTGGTGGGACTGCTGCCCGCGGCTCTGGCCGGTGTACCCGTGGAACGGATCATGGCCGGCGCACTTGCCGCCCAACCCGGACTGCTCGATACCGACCCGGAACGCAACCG
It encodes:
- a CDS encoding glucose-6-phosphate isomerase: MDNPLVIQEDDFHILPSHDSVTGERLTQRLLAWQEGRQPAFLRLLGTAQESLELTRQWEQTIRQRASRVVLLGIGGSSLGGEMLASAHGNPEGLPVRFCDNVDPRSLASLSTVDWRETFLLVISKSGGTAETLSQFLSLLPTLERLPDLKQRVCVVTGVPQSPLGRMAKALELPILPFPEVGGRFSVLSVVGLLPAALAGVPVERIMAGALAAQPGLLDTDPERNRALRMALSQFHLSLAGRSQSVWVAYGDHLHRLTAWYAQLCAESLGKIDQQGQHRGLTPLSARGVTDQHSVLQLFLDGPRDKQFTLLFDPELATEGAVAANRFPEIQELALLANRPLGQLFTAEFHGTRDTLIHQGLPVRTVLLPASRPEALGALILQAEVEIALLAEMFHIDAYDQPAVEESKIRAMAYLAK